tcactttgttgtacacttgaaaccaaCACATTACTGTAaataactatactccaaaaacattttttttaaaacatcacttAACCACTCAGCTTCTTCATTTACACTTCTGTCAAACAGGACTAGCATATCTGTTTCTCTAAGGTTTTTGTAACGTTTGAATGAGAAGATGGATACATAGGTGTCCTGTAAACTCTACAAAATGTATTATCCACTACCTGCCCTGAGCCCAGCTTTGCAGAAAGACGCACGCCCTGCATTTGTAAAGGACTTTATACAAATCACATGCTCTTGTTCTCTCACTTGCCTCTCCCACTGAAAGGATGAAGTGGAGAGGTTGGCTCAGGACCACACAAAATGAATTAGTTGCTGAAACCAGACTGCTAGATGTTGGGCTCTCTCCCTAGTACAGGGAGGGCAGGCAGGACCAGGGAAGAGTAATGAACATAGATAAATGCATCATAACACTTGGGTCACTCACTCCAAGCCTAGAGCTGGGCAGGCCTTACTTCATGTAATCTTCACGTATCACAGCATATAAGACAGACTGGATGGTTATAACCAGGACACTGAAGTTTACCAAGCTTAGGAATCTGGGCTACAAACTCGGGTCGATTCTTCCCGAGTGAATGCTTAAACTGATAGAATGGATTCAGCTGTCACAAGCATCACTTCCTCTGAAAccttcccccgcccccagcagGACCCAGGCCTAAGGGGCGAGAATCACGGTTTCGAGGGTTGGGTCTTTCACAAACTGGTCTTCTCCACTTGCCCCCACTCACCTGCGCTGCCGTGTCCTGAATCCAGTCCAGGAACTCGGCAACCTTGGCGTAGACTCCGGGGTGGCTGGGTTCTGCGCAGCCGTGTCCCCAGCTGACCACCCCCACCAGGCGCCACGTGCCCTCGTCCAGGCACACCAGGGGACCCCCGCTGTCCCCCTGAGGGATCCAGCCACCAGACACAGAGAAGCGGGCAGTTAAGTCCCTTCTGGTGGAGAGGCGCCAGCgtgctccccgcccccaccccaggctgggcGCGCACCCTGCACTCCAAGCCGTCCTGCTTCCAGGATGAATCCTGTCTCGCCTCACCCATCCTTGACCCTCACTGCGCTGCCCACTTGCCTGGGCTCTTCCTCTGCTACCAGAGAAGACGTCAGCCAGGCGCCCAGCCCGCAGCCCCCGCCCCGCACCAGGCCCTCGGCCGCACCTGGCACGCATCCGCCCTCCCGTCGAGATAGCCGGCACACAGCATGCGGGGCGTCAGAGCCCCGCTGTACACGCAAGAGCTGTTGCAGAGCTGGGTGCTGAGCAGAGGGACCACGGAGTCCTGGAGCACGTCGGAGCTGCGGGCTGCAGGGAGGTAGATGGGAGGGTCACAGACGGAGGCGGGAGAGGCAGAGGTGCTAGAGGGCCGACCCCAGGGACATGGAAGCCCAGGACTCTGGCCAGGAGGGTCCATCAGACTTGGAGGGGAGGGGTATGCATCACACATACACCCTGATGCTGAGGCCCTGGCACTCCTGGGAGGCGGGGAGGGAGAAGAAAGGGCCTGGGTTTCAGGGAAAATACCAGTTTGTTCTCCCAGAAGGACCCTGGGGCCCCCATCTAACCGAGGGTGatgccagaggagaagggggcttaTGCTGCCCTGTGGCCAGGGAGGAGGAGGCTGCGGTGCCTCACTTCTGGGGACAGattcctcccctcccacccccgacCCCCCCATCCTGTGCACCCAGGGCCCTGGGAGCTGACTCACTGTGGCCGGGGTCAGTGTGGCCCCAGCCAGACACCCAGCACTCCGAGCCCCTCGGAAAATCCCGCTCTTCAGCCGGCAGGCACACGGCGCCCACGGTGTCTGCGGAGAGGCAGTGGTCCTGGGCCCCACTCAGGCTCCCCCTCTCTGCCCCTGAGCCTGGGCGCAAGGACCAAGGCCAGCCAGTCCTCCTCGCCCCTTTCTTCAAACAGTCCTAGTTCCAGCTTCCCACGTGGTTGTGCGGGCCAGGCTCTGTACCACCTGGGGGTCACCATTCACGCAGAGGACCCTGTGGAAACTGCTGTGTACCTGGCATCCTAGGCTGGGCGGGGTACACATGATACCCCACCTGGGACCGATGAGGGAAACTCATGCTGGACGCTTGTACCTAGCCTCTCCTAATGAGGACCCTGTTTGGATTTTCCCCAGGGTGTCTAGATCCTCTTGGGACATGGTTCCAAAACCATGGGACCCGTTCTATGGGTGAGCGCGAACCTGATTTTACAGAGTGTATAGGCCTGCCCTTAGATAAACACCACTTCACTGGGAGAAAGTATTTCCTCTTCGTTTCTCTTTCAGCCTCTCTGCAATGAGGAGAGAGACTGTCTGGGCTGCTCTGTGCCTCTCTGGACTTCCATCCTCCCCTTCTAAGCACACAGAGAGCAGCCTGAGTCAGTAGTTCTGCAGAGCACAGTGCCAAGCTGGGACTTGAGCACTGTTTTGCTTCCAGTCTGTACATTTTTGTGGTTGTTATATTCCCTCTAAGTCATAAGGTCTCCAGTCTGGTGGAAGCCTCAAATTTCCCTTTGAGTATATTTAAGTCAATTTAGAAGCATTAGCTGATGAACAGCAGTGCAGAGAGCACTCGTATATGGTAGAATCTGTAAACAGTATACAGCAACATATGTTGCTGGGGATACCCCAACAGGAACCAATGGAAGGGAGGAGTGCtgagtgtgtatgagtgtgtgtgtgtgtgtgtggtgtgagagtAAGCGTGCACAGGAGTAGGTGTGCCTGTGTACTCATGTGAGCCTTGCACGAGTGTGTGAGGGCATGcacaggtgtgtgtgcatgcctggcACATGCATGCGGAAGAGAGAGCTGGCCTTCGAGGGCAGACACTGTGGAGGAGACGCCCTGCCCGGGAACTGTTTGCCTCCTGAACTGGAAGAGAGTCACTTCCCTCATCTGTACACACCTGCCTCAGCTCCCTGACAGGCTTGTTATGAGGATGGGGAGGTCAAAGGGTTGTTACAAGGATGGGGGATTGGGTGAAAGGATATTTGGTAAAGTAAGTCTTATTAACCATAACATGGTGCTGCTTATTAACTGTTATCCTATTAACTACacgtgctgtgtgctaagtcgcttcagtcgtgtccgactctttgcaaccctatggactgtagcctaccaggctcctctgtccatgggattctctgggcaagaatactggagtgggtagccattccctcctccaggggatattccctacccaggaatcaaacctgtgtctcttacatctcctgcattggcaggcgggttctttactactagggcCAGATAAGCCCAGTAACTATATAGTTAACTATTATCCCTCCTAACCCGGCTGGGACCTGGCACCAGCTTGGGAACTGGGTGGAGCAGCCTGCTGGAGAAGGAGTCACTGGGAAGCTCTTCTGGGGGCCTCGAGGCAAATCCCACCTGCCACCCAGCTATGAAAAGGGCCAGACTCTTTGTCCCCAAAAGAGCATGTGGAAGAATTGGTGCAATCCAAGGTCCCCAGAGTCCATGACGGTCCCCAAGTGAAGAGACCATTGTAAGATTCACAGCATGGGGGGCTTCTAGGAACCCTCGTggctcccaccctccaccccctcaCCGCAGCCTCACCTGAGAAGTGCAGTGGGGTGCGGAGCTGCAGGAGGGCCACGTCATAGTCATGGTTCTGGGCGCTGTACAGAGGGTGGGTGATGATCCGCTGTACCACAGCCCCCTGGTGTGGCCTGACCGTGCTGTGGCTGACCAGCCCCGCATGGACCCGCCAGCTGGACAGGCGGGACAGCCTGAAACTGCACACAGAGGCCGCGCTGAGCCCGGGGGAAGGAGGGGCAGGAGACGCTGACATAGGTGAGGTGGCAGGTGGAAGAAGCCACCAGAAAGGCTATTAGTGGGGAAGCTATTAGTGGAAGAAGCCACCAGAAAAGCTATCACCGGGCTGCAAGTTCCCAGGACCCAGGCCTTTTTGAATCTACCCCAGCATTTGGTAAGACACTGGGCAtgcagtaggtgcttaataaatgctcaGGCCCTGATGGATTGAGAAATGAGACGCTATGGTCATCGGCCACTACTGCCTCCCTCCAGTATAACCCCCTCCAGGTTTTGCAACAGATAAGGAAGAGCCTCATGTGGTATGAGAGCTCTAAGCTGACTCAGCAAGGCTGCGCTCAGCACCGTCTCCCCACTTCCTAGGTGTGGTCTCCCCACTTCCTAGGTGTGATCACAAGGGAGCCACTTCCCCTCTCCTGGCCTTGGCTCCTCGCTATAACATGAGGGTTACACGACCTGCCCTGCCTTCTGTCAAAGAAGATGGGCAGAgaacccttccttccttccaaccAGTATTAAGTACCTGCTGTATTTCAGGACTGTTCTAGGCCATGGGAACAAGGCAAGGGAAATCCACAAAGGGATTCAGTGATAAACAAGACTCTTGCCTGCCCCCATGGAGCTTCCAATCTGAAGGGGAGGAAGGACATAAAGAATCACGTGGAAATGGATTTAACTACGGTGCTGATAAACATCAGTACAGAGGGCTATGAGTGGGAAAGcattttaaaaccttaaaaacCAAATGAAGCCGAAGAACCAATGTTTGTATTATTATTGCCATTCCGGCAGGTCTTGAACAGGGAGAATTTCACAAACACTCCAGGGCCCACTCGCACCGGACGTGGCAGGCAGACAGTTGGACATCTTATACAGAACGTACCAACGGCTGACTTTCAGAAAAGGCCCCAGAGGCGCCCCCCTCCCTTTTTGGGGGGCCCCAGACTTGCCTGTGCGTGCAGTGCGCCGCGGTCACCACCCAGCGCGGGCCCAGAACAGAGGCCCCACATGTGTGCCGGGAGCCCAGGGTCACACTGGCCTGCCAGGGCCAGCGCCCAGGAGCTGCTGCCTGCCCGCCCACGATCCGGGAAGCCAGGGGTCTGGCCCCACACTCTGCAAACAGAGGAGCACCCGTGAGATGGACACAGAGGTGGCTGTCAGCACGGTGCTGTCTGCCGGGGAGTGTGGACAGTTCCCGTTTATCATTCCTGGTCCTAAGCATGGAGCGGAAAGGCCGTCTCACTAAGGGAGGGACTGTGACTGCATCGTCCATGGAGCCACAGGACCTAAGAAAACGCCTGGGCCATAGGAGAGGTCAAATGGGGGCCTGTCGTGTGGGAAGATGACACGTGAAGATGGCTAGATGACTGGGAAGACGGGAGAAAGGAATTCTACACACTGTCTCCCACTTGGCCCCTAGTTCCTTGCCCTCCTTAGATTCTAGAAGCTGCTGGTCCCCCTTTGGGGTGCTCTGGAAGAAGGGGAGGGGGTGTCAGAGGCCAGGGCGGGGAGTGAGGCAAGGAGGTTGCCTGCCCAGGTCAGCAGCTGGTGGGGAACAGAACAGAGGCGTCCATGGGGCTCTGTCCTGGCAAAACTGTGTCTGCAGGAAGGGCCCGGTGGGTGGGTGGGCAAGACATCCCCCTAGACCCAGGCGAGCCTCCCACTGGGGCTCTTCCACCCAGGGGCATGAGGGAGACCTCCTTCTCCCACCGCCTCCTTCCCAGACCCGTAAGGGGACTCACCAGAACACTTGAGGGAGACGATCTGACCAGAAGCACAGCGGTCCCTGCAAAACAGAGGCAGCGCCAGCAGGGAGCTGGACaggggcccagcccagcccaacACCCCTCggggcctggaggagggggcattGTTGGGGGACAGCAGACAGGGCCACTCTGTGGCCACAGATGTCTGCTTCCCGCCCCCACCCAAGCCTTCAGACCCCTCCTTGTAGCAGGTCTCTGGGGCAGTAAGCAGGCTCTGCCTGGCCATTCAGGGCGTCGATGTGGGCAGAGCCCAGAATTACAAATGGAGCACTGATGGATGTAAAAATTCAGTAGTTCCCACTGAAGCGCCCGGTACGCTCAGAGTGAATAGGCGAGTGAGTGAACGGACATGGTCCTTCACCTCCTGTTCCAACCCAAGCCGACTCCACTTAATCCAAGCCCTCTGCCCAGCGCTGTGTACTCACAGCccgcctcctctcccctcctctttcttagCATAAACCTCCACTCCTTTTGGACCAAAGCTCTCTCCTCTGCTCACCTCTTGCCCCAGCATCCAACGCCTGGATCCTCGGTTTCTACTGGTTTCCCAAACCCACAGCCCTCTGGCTCTCCTGGCCGAGTCTGTCCACTACTGTTACCTTTGCCTGTTCAGATATCTAAGGCAGGAGCATTGGTGCCCCTGATGGAGCATGAGGGGGCAGGAGCTGGGCCAGAGGGGCCGAGGTTCAGAGGAGACAGAAACAGTGGCTGCAGAGGTGAGAAGGCTTCAGAGCAGGGTTGAGAGGACTGCTGGAAAGCTTGAGGACGCCCACCCCCAGGATCGGGGGAAGGTCCGTTCCAGAACCCTCTCTTCTCTGGAGAGTCTCTGGGTTCCAAGCAGTCCACTATCTCTCTCCTGAGATGCCAGAATCATCCAAATAAAGTGTGGCAGGGGTAAGGGGGACTAGTTTGGGGGCAAGAGCCTGGTTTCAAGACATGGTTTGGCCGATTATCAGTTCTGCGACCTTACACAAGGCCCTTTATCTcactgaatctcagtttccccatctgtgaaatgggaataagaGTACCATTTCAAATCCTCTGACAATAACACCCAATCCTGCCATTTTTGTGATGGGcaaataaattatgtatatagGCAGAACTcgtatgaaatgaaaaattcctcTCTGTCGTCCTATCTTACGCCTCCAGTGTCCTCACCACTAGGCTCCCATGATAGGAAGGTTTTTGTTGGGTTGTTCACGGAAGCGAGGGGCACCACTCAGTCCCACCCCCAAGTCCAGCCCTTCCAGAGAAGCCCTACCTAGGCTGCCACACCTCCTCCGGGAAGCCTTCCAGTCTAGGAGAGAGCTGAGCAAACTCCCTGGAACTGTTGAGCCTGACATCAGACAGGTTCACCGCCTTGTGGTGAGTGAGTCTTGATAAGAAAGGGgaataaaatgggaagaaattgGCTTTAAATGGCAATATGAGAGAAGAGGGGTTAGTATAACAGAATGTACAGGAAATACTGCACCAGGGTAATGACTGAGCAAGACTTTGACAATGAATGACTTCTGCTGGGatttatattttgttgaaaaGCAAGGATGCCCAAAGGAGAGAAACAGGCTGCCATCATGCCCAGAGGCCAGGAGACGACAAAATGACCTCTTGTCATTTCCTGAATACTCTGAGGGTAGCAGGCAGGGTCTCCAAAGCCCCTCCCCGACCCACCCACCCTCCACCTTCCCCAGGCCCCAGGTCCAGCCCCAGTTACCTAAGATGTCCGAGGCTCCTGCAGACACGTGCCCCCAGGGCAGAGCTCCAGCCCTCATGGCACACCAGCAGCCAGTCTTGCCGGGCCCTCAGCTGTACTTCCAGCAAGAAGTCCTCAGAAGTGTTTATTCTGAAAGATACTGAGACCACGGCATGAAAGCCACTTCCCATCTGCAGCAGGATGGAGGAGCTGGACCCCTCAACCGTGGGGCCTGAAAAGGCCTTCATGATCGCCTGGGTCACCCAATGTCGGGCTCACTGTTCCCCCGGGAGCCAGCCAGTGCTGAGAACAAAAGAACCCCTCTCTCTGTGCTGCCCCTTCAGGTTTGTGTTTAACCAAGCGCTTTTACACGTGCTCCATCACCAAGGGTCACAGCCGCGCAATGGCATGAGAATGCCCATCCTCCCCATTCTGCAGCAGGAAGTAAGGCACGAAGATCAAGCGACCTGCCCTAGGTCACAGGATCTGCAAGTGATGGAGCCAGGTCATCcgatttctggagaaggcaatggcaacccactccactattcttgcctggaaaatcccatggacggaggagcctggtaggctgcagtccatggggtcgctaagagtaggacacgactgagcgacttcactttcactttttactttcatcctttggagaaggaaatggcaacccactccagtgttcttgcctggagaatcccagggaccggggagcctggtgggtgccgtctctgtggtcacacagagtcagacacaactgaagcgacttagcagcagtagcagcagcagcatccaattTCAAATCTTGTGACAGTACTGGTGATGGTGCCCACTTATTGAGCATCTGCTTTTTCCGGGCTCTATGGTAAGCTCCTTTACTTTATGCTCTTATTATGCTTACAGCTTCACGCGGTAAATATTTTTATCTCCACTtcatggagaaggacatggaagctCAAAGAAGTAATGTATTCAGAGGCACACACAGCTAGCAAAGGCAGGCAAGCCGATCCTAAATAATTTCTGTAACTGATTCTAACCCCAGGCTTTGCAGCACCGTATCTTCTGACCCTCCACCCTTACCTGTAGGGGAGGTGAGAAAATTCAGGGCGGAGGATGGGGAGATAGTGTGGTGTGATGTTTCCAGCCTCTACACTTTGCCGCTGGGTCAAGACCCGTGTCCACCACGCActggcccccaacacacaccTGGCTCCTCTTGCCCCACATggcaggctccctctgtccaaaTGGCAAGTCGCCACCTCTCCTGGCAGCCTGGGTTTTTAGCTGTGCCTCCACTAGGGATCAAAACAGTCCCCGGGGAGTGCTGAAAGCCCTGAATCAGAGATCAGCTCCTGGAGGCTGCACGAGGGCCTCACCCTCAcagcacaggagatgcaggtggaTGACAGTAAACTGGAAGGATCCCAGCGCTGTGCAGGGGCCCTGggcctggggttggggagggcagTCTCCCCACCTTGGGGGTGTGGCTCACCTGTTCTGGGAATCGAGGGGAGCAGGGCTTCCTCACTGCTGGCCTCGGAGCAGTTCAAAGTCATCTCATCCTGCAGGGTTTCAGGAGTGGGCTGAGAGGCAGCTGGCCACAGATACAGCACTTCAGAAGACAAAGACAAGGAAAGGGTCACAGAGAAGAGGCTGGGAAAGGAAGGGATTCCCCCAGGAGGGAGCCCAGGTGCAGAACAAGACATCTGCTGCAGAGGGTGGCAAGGCAGCCTCCGGGGACTCCTCGTTACCACCCTGCTTTAGGCAGGTCCCTCCCAATACGCAGAGAGGCATCGCGCGCTCTGTCTTGTCTgtgtttgtctgtctctctctctcgcaCTGGGAAAGATGTCCAGGTGCAGCTTGACCAGGGCCTCCCTGGATCACCTGCTCAAGCACATTTCTCACTACAGGACAAAAACGTTCCTCTACATAGAGCCCGAGGCCCTCCAGCTTGACCTGCATCCCGTCTCCATTTGCTGTCAGAGTAGATGGAAAAGGCAGTCATCCCACCTGCCCTAGACACTCGCTCACTTCCTACTCCTCTCTCCCAGCACCCCCAGAGTCCATTCTTTGTCCCTCCCCCAGCCACTGAAGGTCCCAGCACTGACCTAGAAGCCAGGAGCCAACGCCCACACCAGCCAGCAGCCCCAGGGCTCCCAGTACCGCCCAGCAGCGCCGCCCGGCACACCAGCGCCCTGCCCCAGACActgtggggagggcagaggagtgTCTGagggccctgcccctgcccaccagCCCACTGCACCCCGAGGTCGAGACAGCCACCAAGCGGTGGCAGGAGTTTGCCCCACTGcacctgcccacctgcccctgcCCCATTATCACGGGATGGGTGAGGGGCAGAGCTCCAATCACTGGAGCCTCAGAGCCCACTCAAACCCCCATAGGGAAACAGAGAGAAAGCAGGTCCAGGACGGATAGTGAGAAAGTCTCTGGCCGTCAGACACTTAAGGCTGACCGAGGAAGATCTGGGGAGAAGGAAGCTGGGGGGTGTGGGAAGATCGTTCCTTCACTGCCCCACCCTGTCATTCCCCCGTGGCCCAGTCTGGCCTACTGGGTTGCTGCTGGGTCTCAGGCCTCCGTAGCAGGTCTCCTGGCTCTGCGGATCCCGGCCCCTCCTCTGCATCCTGAGCCTCTGTGGGAGCTTGGCCATCCAGCATCGGGCTCTGTGGGAACAGCTGTCAGTCACTCACCAAGAAGAAAATCTCCACCCAGCACAAGTCCCCACTGTCTAACTCCAGCCACTCCCTCGCTGCCACTTGCAAGTCTTTTTCCACCCTGGGGACTCGGTGTGCGTCCCCATAGAGGCCCCTCGGGCCTCCCAGCTCTCCTGGAACCCCTTGCCCTACCCACCTTACTCTCACCCACCCAGTAAGTGGCACAGCAGACACCCGAGCTTCGACTGGGCTGACTCCGAAGCCCACACTTTTCACCGCCCCCTCATCAGCATGGAGGGCATCCACTGAACCCCTCAACATCCCTCATCAGACCCTAAGATCTCACCTTCATCATTCCCTCCCATCTCAGAGGAAGAAGAGCCCCTCCCCAGTGAACCATGCAGTCACTCACCCAGTAGATAGTATTTAGCCAAGTGGACAGGCCACGATGGGCATGCTGTAAGGACTTCAAGATAAATGAATGTGGacctccaccaccaccaaccCAGAGAATCTGTGTGTGAGTCCTTGAAGGTAAGTTGTGTTCAGTGACAAAAGGGAAGTTCCGTTCAGCTACCACTGGGATTTAAAAGGACAGCTTTCTTCTTATTGGGAAGATCAAGAAAGGCTCCCTGGAAGAGGCAGCCTTTGAGACAGGCCCTCATAGATGAATAGGGTTTGAAATGACATATATGGGCATTGGGTGTTCCGGGAAAAGGGTACTGAAGAGGCAAAGGAATGGGAGTAAGAAAGCTTAGAGGAGGGTAGGTCAGACATTTGTCTGAAGTTCCTAGTTCAAAGCCAGGTCTACAGCCTACTGTGTGAACGTGGTGATTCATCAGCCctccaaattttcattttctcatttatgaaaTAAGAGTGATAAATCCTGCTTCCTGTTGAGTAGCCTCCCCTCTCTAGCCTTGtctccattccttctccaagccagagtgatctttctaAATGCAAACATGAGCAAGCTAACCTCGTCTTCACAGCACCCAGTAGGTCTCTGTAGCCTTCAGGAGAAGCACCCTGGCACGACTCGCAGCATTTTCTGTGATCTCACCCTCCTCAGCTCTCCATCCTCACCTGCCAGCGCTTACTCCTCCACAGCAGGACTCGGGGTCATGTTAACACACATGCCCATCCTCATGCCTTCACACACTGTCACTCCACAAAGGCATGGCGACTGCTCTCCCCTTCCACACACTGACCCCTACGACCCTTCAAGACTCAGCTTAAGTGCCATCTTTTCCGGAAGCTTTCTTCAACCTGCAGGGCACCTATTGTGACCCTATATTATGCTCCTttacttgtctttctctctcccctttctctctgGGTCTAGGATCCCAGGGTCTGGCTCAAGTCCTAGCACAAAGTGGGAATTCAGTTAATCCACATTgaatagaaggaaggaaagaagaaaggaaggcagagaaagaaagaggaagggaaggaggaaggaagaaactaAACAGATTATGTGGCTGAAAGGGTTTTATAAAGTAAAACACAAATATTAAGTAGAATAATATATTAatagtgtgttagttgttcagtgatgtctgactcttgtgacaccatggactgtagccccccaggctcctctgtccgtggaattctccaggcaagaatactggagtgggttgccatttccttctccaggggatcttcctgacccagggatcgaatccaggcctcctgcattgcaagcagattctttaccgtcagagccaccagggaagccccatgtattaATTAGAAATATGTAAAAGCTATGGATCCTTTCTTCAGTGAAATTATACTCCACCCATGTCAACAGTCTTGGTCTGGAGAGAATTCCAGGGCACGCTCAGCCTTTTTTCCTGTCTCAGATCAAGGGAGCCTGGCTTGACATTCAGCCTCGGCACAAACTGGCCTCACCTGGGACACTGCCCCAACTCAGCACTCACCTGTCCAGGCTCCTGTGGTAGCCTGCAAAAACGGTCTTTAATGACACAGGCCCTCCTTTTGAGTAATAATGATTTACTAAGAGTCACCTATGGGCAAAGCGCCTGGCTTAGCCATGTGGGGGATGAGAGAGGGAACTAGATGTCAGCCCCCAGGGAAAATGAAACCAGAAGGCTGGCCACACGGGCCCCCTCTAGGATCCAGCCTGTGCACCAGAGCTGCCAGAGGCAAAAGGAAAGGAGGGTggcagcggatgagatggttggatggcatcactgattcgacggACGTGAaactgggcaaactctgggagagggtgagggacagggaggcctggcgtgctgcagtccatggggctgcaagaagTTAGACTCGActtggccactgaacaacaacaaagaagccCAAGGGTGGGGTCAAGGGTGGGGTTGAAAGAGAGAGAGGCCAGAACAGGGATTGGCCTTACCATGTGGGTCAGTGGCACCGATGGAAGCCTGGGGGTCTGCTAGGCAATGTCCTGGCTCTGTTCTTGGATCAGCATTGATTAAATAGCCTGACCAGCTTGGTTGGAGGCTGAGGTCTCCCTGCTTCACACATGGCTCCTCCCTTCatctccctacacacacacacacaagagagacAATGAACTCTGCTCAGAAACCATGAATAGACCCCTTGTTGCAGGAAAGGGGGCCGAGGGCTAGGCTGGGCtgggcagccccagcccctcccatctGCTAACTGGAAGcttagaaacagagaaaaaggttACAAGGAGGAGGGGAAGCCAGCTCCTGTTGCTTAGCAACCAGGCCCCTTGTGCCAAAAAGTGTGCCCCATGCATGCTGGCATAatacaccccccacccccttcctgctGACAGGGCTGTATTCAGGAGAATGACATCAGCATTTGCTGAAATGTTTCTGAGCCCTGCGGATGAGATCTCACCTCTGTGTGGGTTGGCTTTCCCAGCAGTCTGGGGCTGTCTCCGTGCTGCAGTTGGGATGATGACGGGGAATCTGCCACCTCTCTTCTCCAGGCTGCACTTGTCACCCCAATGCCAGGGAAATGGGCCCTCTCCGCCTCACTGCCCTGGGAACCAGCTGCTAGGGGAGACTTCAGTGCCATGTTGCTTCAAAGCACAAGGATGGGCTAAACACACCTGGCAGCCACATCTGTTTAGCCAAGGAGGCAGAAGAGGTCCCAGGGAAGGGAAACGCTAGtgtggctcctcctcctccaacgCCTCTCAAAGAGCCCTCAGATGGGACAGCTAAGAAGATGGGGTTACAGTCAGCCTTCATCCAACCCCAGTTCTGCTCCTTCCCTTACCCAGCCTCGCCTGGGAAGTTATGATCTTAGTACCTGCcttaat
This portion of the Bos taurus isolate L1 Dominette 01449 registration number 42190680 breed Hereford chromosome 15, ARS-UCD2.0, whole genome shotgun sequence genome encodes:
- the TMPRSS5 gene encoding transmembrane protease serine 5 isoform X2 — protein: MSPMLDGQAPTEAQDAEEGPGSAEPGDLLRRPETQQQPMLYLWPAASQPTPETLQDEMTLNCSEASSEEALLPSIPRTVSFRINTSEDFLLEVQLRARQDWLLVCHEGWSSALGARVCRSLGHLRLTHHKAVNLSDVRLNSSREFAQLSPRLEGFPEEVWQPRDRCASGQIVSLKCSECGARPLASRIVGGQAAAPGRWPWQASVTLGSRHTCGASVLGPRWVVTAAHCTHSFRLSRLSSWRVHAGLVSHSTVRPHQGAVVQRIITHPLYSAQNHDYDVALLQLRTPLHFSDTVGAVCLPAEERDFPRGSECWVSGWGHTDPGHTRSSDVLQDSVVPLLSTQLCNSSCVYSGALTPRMLCAGYLDGRADACQGDSGGPLVCLDEGTWRLVGVVSWGHGCAEPSHPGVYAKVAEFLDWIQDTAAQVH
- the TMPRSS5 gene encoding transmembrane protease serine 5 isoform X1, giving the protein MSPMLDGQAPTEAQDAEEGPGSAEPGDLLRRPETQQQPMSGAGRWCAGRRCWAVLGALGLLAGVGVGSWLLVLYLWPAASQPTPETLQDEMTLNCSEASSEEALLPSIPRTVSFRINTSEDFLLEVQLRARQDWLLVCHEGWSSALGARVCRSLGHLRLTHHKAVNLSDVRLNSSREFAQLSPRLEGFPEEVWQPRDRCASGQIVSLKCSECGARPLASRIVGGQAAAPGRWPWQASVTLGSRHTCGASVLGPRWVVTAAHCTHSFRLSRLSSWRVHAGLVSHSTVRPHQGAVVQRIITHPLYSAQNHDYDVALLQLRTPLHFSDTVGAVCLPAEERDFPRGSECWVSGWGHTDPGHTRSSDVLQDSVVPLLSTQLCNSSCVYSGALTPRMLCAGYLDGRADACQGDSGGPLVCLDEGTWRLVGVVSWGHGCAEPSHPGVYAKVAEFLDWIQDTAAQVH